A genomic segment from Aspergillus chevalieri M1 DNA, chromosome 7, nearly complete sequence encodes:
- a CDS encoding opsin family protein (COG:S;~EggNog:ENOG410PJV8;~InterPro:IPR001425;~PFAM:PF01036;~TransMembrane:7 (o44-63i75-99o127-145i152-172o178-197i218-242o248-270i);~go_component: GO:0016020 - membrane [Evidence IEA];~go_function: GO:0005216 - ion channel activity [Evidence IEA];~go_process: GO:0006811 - ion transport [Evidence IEA]) produces the protein MIESFASSTLPPLPTSSPSVGPVPTVIPGPSAVLQEIHATGKRTLWVVTVLMALSSLVFYVLASRASLSKRILHTLVAITTTVSFITYMALATGAGLTWNHSIFSHTHKHVPDTTEHHYRQILWLRYVNWFITNPLMLINLALLSGLPGAHLLVAIVADLVMLSSGLLGTFTDNARVKWVWFVVSCVGYLVTVYQVGIHGSRAASSKDSQRRRFYGTVAGATLLVKVLYPIVLAAGGIALKLNVDAETVLFAILDIFSQGILGYWLLIAYESAAGTTLYLDGFWSRGIGNEGTIRITDEDGA, from the exons ATGATTGAATCATTCGCCAGCAGCACGCTTCCCCCCCTTCCGACATCGAGTCCGTCGGTAGGGCCTGTTCCTACGGTTATCCCGGGTCCTAGTGCTGTGTTGCAGGAGATCCATGCGACGGGGAAGAGGACATTATG GGTCGTCACCGTGCTCATGGCGCTTTCGTCCCTCGTCTTCTACGTGCTAGCTTCTAGGGCATCATTG TCCAAACGCATCCTCCACACCCTCGTCGCCATAACCACTACCGTCTCCTTCATCACCTACATGGCACTTGCAACTGGCGCCGGCCTAACCTGGAACCACTCCATTTTCTCCCACACCCACAAACACGTCCCCGACACAACCGAGCATCACTACCGCCAGATTCTCTGGCTGCGCTACGTAAACTGGTTCATCACCAACCCGCTCATGCTCATCAACCTCGCCCTCTTATCCGGCCTCCCCGGCGCACACCTACTCGTCGCCATCGTAGCGGATCTCGTCATGCTTTCTTCGGGACTGCTGGGCACGTTTACGGATAATGCGAGAGTCAAGTGGGTGTGGTTTGTGGTTAGTTGTGTGGGTTACTTGGTGACGGTTTATCAGGTTGGGATTCATGGGTCAAGGGCGGCGAGTAGCAAGGATTCGCAGAGGAGGAGGTTCTATGGGACGGTTGCGGGGGCTACGTTGTTGGTTAAAGTTTTGTATCCGAT TGTCCTCGCCGCTGGTGGCATCGCGCTCAAGTTGAACGTCGATGCTGAGACTGTTCTCTTTGCTATCCTGGATATCTTCTCTCAGGGTATTTTGGGCTACTGGCTTTTGATTGCATATGAAAGTGCAGCTGGAAC GACCCTCTACCTCGACGGCTTCTGGTCCCGTGGAATTGGTAACGAAGGCACCATCCGTATTACGGATGAGGACGGAGCGTAG
- the SYM1 gene encoding Mpv17/PMP22 family protein (COG:S;~EggNog:ENOG410PNK9;~InterPro:IPR007248;~PFAM:PF04117;~TransMembrane:1 (n14-25c32/33o52-71i);~go_component: GO:0016021 - integral component of membrane [Evidence IEA]), giving the protein MLRWYQSKLAKQPIFTASVTSAILFGSGDVLAQQLVDRRGVEKHDIARTGRMALYGGAIFGPAATTWFGFLQRHVVLKNSKATIVARVAADQCLFTPTHLTCFLSSMAIMEGSDPIEKLRTTFWPSYKANLTIWPLVQGVNFTFVPLEYRVLAVNLVSLGWNCLLSMINSGDA; this is encoded by the exons ATGTTGCGGTG GTACCAGTCCAAGTTGGCCAAGCAGCCTATTTTCACTGCGAGTGTTACCAGTGCT ATACTCTTCGGTAGCGGTGACGTCCTAGCTCAGCAATTGGTAGACCGTAGGGGTGTCGAGAAACATGACATCGCAAGAACCGGGCGCATGGCTCTTTATGGTGGAG CAATCTTCGGTCCGGCCGCCACGACATGGTTCGGTTTCCTCCAACGTCATGTCGTCCTGAAGAACAGCAAGGCTACTATTGTCGCTCGAGTGGCAGCTGATCAATGTCTCTTTACTCCGACACACCTTACTTGTTTCTTGTCGTCTATGGCCATCATGGAGGGCAGTGACCCGATAGAGAAATTGCGCACCACCTTCTGGCCCAGTTATAAGGCCAATCTCACTATCTGGCCGCTGGTGCAGGGTGTTAACTTCACATTCGTGCCATTGGAATACCGTGTACTCGCGGTTAACTTGGTTAGCTTGG GTTGGAACTGTTTGTTGAGTATGATCAACAGTGGTGACGCATga
- the TIF45 gene encoding eukaryotic translation initiation factor 4E (BUSCO:EOG092646VF;~COG:J;~EggNog:ENOG410PHEP;~InterPro:IPR001040,IPR019770,IPR023398;~PFAM:PF01652;~go_component: GO:0005737 - cytoplasm [Evidence IEA];~go_function: GO:0003723 - RNA binding [Evidence IEA];~go_function: GO:0003743 - translation initiation factor activity [Evidence IEA];~go_process: GO:0006413 - translational initiation [Evidence IEA]): MAAVEHAPAPVNDENTAPGVATDEKANGDVTVFHDPENFTVKHPLMHEWTLWFTKPPSGKGDNWNDLLKEVVTFNSVEEFWGIYNNITPTSELGLKADYHLFKKGIRPEWEDPQNKHGGKWSYSFKDKRSVPIDDLWLHAQLAAIGETLENDDDNEVMGVVVNVRKGFYRVGLWTRTVGKSVPGDKTTRTPAQGKDILESIGRRFKDVLRLKEADVVEFSGHTDSAHSGSTRAKAKYTV, translated from the exons ATGGCTGCTGTCGAACACGCTCCCGCGCCGGTCAACGACGAGAACACCGCCCCCGGTGTGGCCACCGATGAGAAGGCGAACGGCGATGTTACCGTCTTCCATGACCCCGAGAACTTCACCGTCAAGCACCCTTTGATGCACGAATGGACTCTTTGGTTCACCAAGCCTCCCAGTGGCAAG GGCGATAACTGGAACGATCTGCTGAAGGAAGTGGTCACATTCAACTCCGTCGAGGAGTTCTGGGGAATCTAC AACAACATCACACCTACCTCCGAATTGGGCCTCAAGGCAGACTACCACCTTTTCAAGAAGGGCATCCGGCCAGAGTGGGAAGATCCCCAGAACAAGCACGGTGGCAAGTGGTCGTACTCGTTCAAGGACAAGCGCTCCGTACCTATCGACGACTTGTGGCTGCACGCTCAGCTGGCTGCGATTGGCGAGACTCTCgagaatgatgatgacaacGAGGTCATGGGTGTTGTTGTGAACGTCCGCAAGGGCTTCTACCGTGTTGGTTTGTGGACAAGGACTGTTGGCAAGAGTGTTCCGGGAGACAAGACCACTCGTACCCCTGCCCAAGGCAAGGATATCTTGGAGTCCATCGGTCGTCGTTTCAAGGATGTCCTCCGTCTCAAGGAAGCCGATGTTGTGGAATTTTCCGGACACACGGATAGCGCCCACAGCGGTAGTACCAGGGCCAAGGCCAAGTACACCGTCTAA
- a CDS encoding UPF0183 domain protein (COG:S;~EggNog:ENOG410PJ3C;~InterPro:IPR005373,IPR039156;~PFAM:PF03676) — protein sequence MTSSRASAQAQIYPGKGLGFITLGASLHNVLSRVKAHPQTYPAIDLAYSSSDPLRKPVVLQLPSNGLRLRFDGPDQRLRLIEVLDFTKISMVYKNQDVVKGTKEQSPSQQGPSFRHVYNRLFGPSYPGEYIPPASHTPYGTYVLSYPGVAFSFPLQNSAYSDQCDFVALLSSSAALPATSMAIYQGSSWPESRSKLFTQPPQYPRSPALVGKNREAVPDEIEEFNVLGAGKIEIIRRSTPTTYISLSETTPQDLIAEFGPPDAIYRKNDRRISIHRAAGSGGRADALHMSSSPARGIDVTDTDQSSNNSVTDDSDEEISHGETLDPSSMPTECFYNYFHHGFDAFISYPTTPGPAFPGSDLSDPAPPTPSSQLVVTKIILHGNVPGSYPFNRHRRSRWTIYFDAHGDSVTSETPYDEISSRLRDVWKGSYASATEERALQRPMVLNRGWGDSPESSVEFLGGWEESTGRGPRAGGDSQDGGLGNTELFGFPGLLFEVMKNGAVSCVTIY from the exons ATGACCTCCTCCAGAGCTTCGGCGCAGGCCCAGATCTACCCTGGAAAGGGCCTGGGATTCATAA CCTTGGGAGCTTCCCTTCACAATGTTCTCAGTCGTGTTAAAGCCCATCCCCAAACATACCCCGCAATCGATCTGGCATACTCGTCTTCAGATCCCCTGCGAAAGCCAGTTGTCTTACAGCTTCCGTCGAATGGTCTTCGCTTACGATTCGATGGCCCTGACCAGAGACTGCGTCTGATTGAGGTACTCGACTTCACCAAGATATCGATGGTTTACAAGAATCAAGATGTGGTCAAGGGCACAAAGGAGCAATCGCCATCCCAACAGGGTCCTAGCTTTCGTCATGTCTACAATCGTCTCTTCGGTCCCTCGTATCCGGGAGAATACATACCTCCAGCCTCTCACACTCCTTATGGCACTTATGTGCTTTCGTATCCTGGGGTCGCGTTCTCCTTCCCGCTTCAGAACTCGGCGTATTCGGACCAATGTGACTTTGTAGCATTGCTCTCATCCTCAGCAGCACTGCCCGCCACATCGATGGCGATCTACCAGGGCTCATCGTGGCCGGAATCCAGGTCCAAATTGTTCACACAGCCGCCTCAGTATCCTCGTTCTCCAGCACTGGTCGGGAAGAACAGGGAAGCGGTTCCGGATGAGATCGAGGAGTTTAATGTATTGGGAGCTGGGAAGATTGAAATCATCCGAAGATCAACTCCTACCACATACATCTCACTCTCTGAGACCACTCCCCAAGATTTGATCGCAGAATTTGGGCCGCCAGATGCTATCTATCGTAAGAATGATCGAAGGATCTCAATCCACCGTGCTGCAGGCAGCGGCGGTCGTGCAGATGCTTTGCATATGAGTTCATCCCCAGCCAGAGGGATTGATGTTACTGATACCGACCAGTCTTCGAACAACAGCGTGACTGATGATTCTGACGAGGAAATTTCCCATGGGGAAACCTTGGACCCTTCCTCAATGCCCACAGAATGTTTCTACAATTATTTCCACCATGGATTTGATGCTTTTATCAGCTACCCTACCACGCCTGGCCCTGCATTTCCGGGGTCCGATCTATCTGATCCAGCACCTCCCACTCCATCGTCTCAACTGGTTGTCACAAAGATTATCCTACATGGAAACGTCCCGGGCTCGTATCCATTCAACCGCCATCGGCGCAGTCGCTGGACTATCTACTTTGATGCACATGGTGATTCTGTGACTTCAGAGACACCTTACGACGAGATCTCATCACGGCTCAGGGACGTCTGGAAGGGATCGTACGCGAGCGCTACAGAGGAGCGGGCGCTTCAACGTCCAATGGTGTTGAATCGCGGCTGGGGCGACAGCCCAGAAAGCAGCGTTGAGTTTCTCGGCGGCTGGGAAGAAAGTACCGGCCGGGGACCGAGAGCCGGCGGCGATAGCCAGGATGGTGGTCTAGGGAATACCGAGTTGTTTGGATTTCCTGGGCTTCTATTTGAAGTCATGAAGAACGGCGCAGTGAGCTGCGTCACGATTTATTGA
- the RPS2 gene encoding 40S ribosomal protein uS5 (BUSCO:EOG09264903;~COG:J;~EggNog:ENOG410PG67;~InterPro:IPR018192,IPR005324,IPR014721,IPR013810, IPR020568,IPR005711,IPR000851;~PFAM:PF03719,PF00333;~go_component: GO:0005840 - ribosome [Evidence IEA];~go_component: GO:0015935 - small ribosomal subunit [Evidence IEA];~go_function: GO:0003723 - RNA binding [Evidence IEA];~go_function: GO:0003735 - structural constituent of ribosome [Evidence IEA];~go_process: GO:0006412 - translation [Evidence IEA]), translating into MADAAPRGRGGFGSRGGDRGRGRGRGRGRRGGAKEEKEWQPVTKLGRLVKAGKITSMEQIYLHSLPVKEFQIVDFFLPKLKDEVMKIKPVQKQTRAGQRTRFKAVVLIGDSEGHIGLGIKTSKEVATAIRAAITIAKLAVLPVRRGYWGTNLGEPHSLPVKQSGKCGSVSVRLIPAPRGTGLVASPAVKRLLQLAGVHDAYTQSTGSTKTLENTLKATFQAVVNVYGFLTPNLWTETKLTRSPLEEFADVLRQPKKY; encoded by the exons ATGGCTGACGCCGCTCCCCGTGGACGTGGAGGATTTGGCTCGCGCGGTGGTGACCGTGGTCGTGGCCGTGGCCGTGGCCGTGGCCGTCGCGGCGGCGctaaggaagagaaggaatgGCAGCCCGTCACCAAGCTCGGTCGTCTCGTGAAGGCCGGCAAGATCACCAGCATGGAGCAGATCTACCTGCACTCTTTGCCCGTCAAGGAGTTCCAGATTGTGGACTTCTTCCTGCCCAAGCTCAAGGATGAGGTTATGAAG ATCAAGCCCGTCCAGAAGCAGACCCGTGCCGGTCAGCGTACCCGCTTCAAGGCCGTCGTCCTCATTGGTGACTCGGAGGGCCACATCGGTCTCGGTATCAAGACCTCCAAGGAAGTCGCTACCGCCATCCGtgccgccatcaccatcgcCAAGCTCGCTGTTCTCCCCGTCCGGAGAGGTTACTGGGGTACCAACCTTGGTGAGCCTCACTCTCTGCCCGTCAAGCAGAGTGGAAAGTGTGGATCCGTCTCCGTCAGA CTTATCCCCGCTCCCCGTGGTACCGGCCTTGTCGCCTCCCCCGCCGTCAAGCGTCTGCTTCAGCTTGCCGGTGTCCACGACGCCTACACCCAGTCCACCGGTTCGACTAAGACCCTCGAGAACACCCTCAAGGCCACCTTCCAGGCCGTCGTCAACGTTTACGGCTTCCTCACCCCCAACTTGTGGACCGAGACCAAGCTCACCCGGAGCCCTCTGGAGGAGTTTGCTGACGTTCTCCGTCAGCCCAAGAAGTACTAG
- a CDS encoding uncharacterized protein (COG:S;~EggNog:ENOG410Q0B0) encodes MEDHPDHWKSTLLGEDFWKDAEAFNRVTNDEIEAEHEQILHKFPFNLGPEQGPAPRPPGSAGQTLTKQHHHHHHHHHQQQEEEEYVQEQQHQPGRRRRRFSMNDAFSLSSLNLSPSHLLGRRSRSSSRSRSSHSPTRPPSVLSESRRTNSRLRFALTMACNSKKKRDDDADTDSIYSIPLRGPKDPGTPEKPLMFFRGGASWNVLPRDMQEIGIDLFWPVKQDQEGDREVLHIEEMAPLCQFRGLRVLKITGMLQSYQKYIWQAAWLNTELEELELGMAIGPRIRRNFPGDWPFIKGGWTLKQDTYGEPVYYGHMGTGNLQRTIGIGEYLDKTSIEKAKVRAMATGRTLNRLSIKTLTLNGFVVDADPILLWFDPKMLRCINFRDNCVDAGFYLCRPMRKVEVKFPTEIQEKTVTVRRVDVRKELKIVELRGGKKVSEAPYSGRESHDIGSGDGNGVQGVEGRDFERKTGELKLDSPEQEGIRTTTVVEIKNMPAYAHDNGEGASYAYYRNVF; translated from the exons ATGGAGGACCATCCTGACCACTGGAAGTCGACTCTCCTAGGCGAGGACTTTTGGAAAGATGCAGAAGCCTTTAACCGGGTCACCAACGATGAAATCGAGGCTG AACACGAACAAATCCTCCACAAGTTTCCCTTCAACCTAGGCCCAGAGCAGGGACCTGCTCCCCGTCCTCCCGGCAGCGCGGGCCAGACACTTACCAAGcaacatcaccaccaccaccaccaccaccaccagcaacaggaggaagaagagtacGTACAGGAACAACAGCACCAACCAGGCCGTCGTCGCCGCCGTTTTAGCATGAACGACGCTTTCAGCTTGAGCTCCCTCAACCTCAGCCCTAGTCACCTCCTTGGTCGACGTTCTCGCTCTAGCTCTCGTTCACGCTCTTCACACTCACCCACGCGTCCTCCCAGCGTTCTATCAGAGAGTCGTCGGACGAACTCGCGGCTACGTTTCGCACTCACCATGGCGTGCAacagcaaaaagaaaagagacgaCGACGCTGATACTGACTCCATCTACTCAATCCCACTCCGCGGCCCGAAGGACCCAGGTACCCCAGAGAAACCACTAATGTTCTTCCGCGGCGGTGCCTCCTGGAACGTCCTCCCCAGAGACATGCAGGAGATAGGCATCGACCTATTCTGGCCCGTCAAGCAGGATCAAGAGGGTGATCGGGAGGTCCTACACATCGAGGAGATGGCCCCGCTGTGCCAGTTCCGCGGACTGCGTGTGCTCAAAATCACGGGTATGTTGCAGTCGTACCAGAAGTACATCTGGCAAGCTGCGTGGTTGAACACGGAACTCGAGGAGCTGGAACTGGGCATGGCGATTGGACCACGCATCCGGCGGAATTTCCCCGGTGACTGGCCTTTTATCAAGGGTGGATGGACTTTGAAGCAGGATACTTACGGTGAACCGGTTTACTA CGGCCACATGGGCACCGGCAATCTCCAACGCACCATCGGCATCGGCGAATACCTCGACAAAACCAGCATCGAAAAGGCCAAGGTCCGCGCCATGGCCACCGGCCGCACGCTGAACCGTCTCTCCATTAAAACCTTGACGCTGAACGGCTTCGTTGTCGACGCGGATCCGATACTGCTCTGGTTCGATCCAAAGATGCTGCGTTGTATCAATTTTCGAGATAACTGTGTTGACGCGGGTTTTTATCTGTGTCGGCCGATGAGGAAGGTTGAGGTGAAATTTCCTAcggagattcaggagaagaCTGTTACTGTGAGGAGGGTTGATGTGCGCAAAGAGCTGAAAATCGTGGAGCTAAGAGGTGGGAAGAAGGTTAGTGAGGCGCCGTATTCCGGCCGGGAGAGCCATGATATTGGCTCTGGAGATGGAAATGGTGTCCAGGGGGTTGAGGGCCGTGACTTTGAGCGAAAAACGGGTGAGTTGAAGCTCGACAGTCCTGAGCAAGAGGGCATTAGGACTACTACGGTTGTCGAAATCAAGAACATGCCCGCATATGCACATGACAATGGAGAGGGTGCTTCGTATGCGTACTACCGCAATGTGTTC TAA
- the ISM1 gene encoding isoleucine--tRNA ligase ISM1 (BUSCO:EOG092609JB;~COG:J;~EggNog:ENOG410PGFU;~InterPro:IPR013155,IPR023585,IPR001412,IPR033708, IPR014729,IPR009008,IPR002301,IPR002300,IPR009080;~PFAM:PF08264,PF00133;~go_function: GO:0000049 - tRNA binding [Evidence IEA];~go_function: GO:0000166 - nucleotide binding [Evidence IEA];~go_function: GO:0002161 - aminoacyl-tRNA editing activity [Evidence IEA];~go_function: GO:0004812 - aminoacyl-tRNA ligase activity [Evidence IEA];~go_function: GO:0004822 - isoleucine-tRNA ligase activity [Evidence IEA];~go_function: GO:0005524 - ATP binding [Evidence IEA];~go_process: GO:0006418 - tRNA aminoacylation for protein translation [Evidence IEA];~go_process: GO:0006428 - isoleucyl-tRNA aminoacylation [Evidence IEA]), whose protein sequence is MPELPRTLTRSWSSTLKLPKSTFPARVSPADQAKYLRRCTDELYAWQRHERPADRPFVLHDGPPYANGELHIGHALNKILKDIICRVHLGRGKRVRYVPGWDCHGLPIELKALQGEKDAGMVANGPVSAAVVRNKARKLAGKTVKEQMKGFRGFGVMADWESHWKTMDKEFEKRQLGVFREMVDKGLIYRRFKPVYWSPSTGTALAEAELEYKDDHVSTAALVKFPLVSLPPHLAQNPLLCDKEVSAVIWTTTPWTLPANAVIAVHESLEYTIVESDTRGYLLIAQSRLEYLQNILKEDLSVIVPSILGSELADRTTYRPLFKGRDAQAQPMIAADFVTADSGSGLVHCAPGHGMDDYEACASHGIAAFAPVNDHGEFTNEAMPIDHSRLSGKNVLGEGNAAVLEYVESQGQLIAQHRYEHKYPYDWRSKLPIIIRATEQWFADVGDIRDSAVKALQDVHFFPQPGKQRLENFVKNRSEWCISRQRAWGVPIPALYHRDTGEAVLSKDSVSHIMSVIDERGVDAWWTDDANDVAWIPATLRDASGSGYRRGTDTMDVWFDSGTSWTEIDGLAQDKGHLADVYLEGTDQHRGWFQSGLLTYIAHQLASGQTSVPTAPFKNLITHGFTLDEDGRKMSKSIGNVVEPQAIMNGTLLPPLKQKKGKKKQSENAVSVYDALGPDALRMWVASSDYTRDVVVGKQVLQTVNTSLHKYRVTFKLLLGALADFRMDRILPYDQLQKVDQIALMHLSDMVVASQKACDNFEFYRAVNAINRWANLEFSAFYMESVKDRLYTYGEDSASRRAAQTTLFHIYNYLQEVLAPITPMLVEETWEHAPEAVRSQCDHPMKRIISAPAPEWQSPALETDYQDIMAVHSVIKTVQETARGKKELGSSLQSFVHIVLAGENVTDSVLQRYLSELPDLFVVSSVTLSAQSEPVLSSIQNAEWHYMEQFELPSGQKGTVYVYTPQQAKCPRCWRYAVPESPTAEQEEEKLCDRCDEVVREFDANAA, encoded by the coding sequence ATGCCGGAACTGCCGCGGACGCTCACACGGTCCTGGTCGTCGACACTCAAGCTCCCCAAGTCGACGTTCCCGGCGCGCGTGTCCCCGGCCGATCAAGCAAAATACCTACGACGATGCACCGATGAGCTATACGCCTGGCAACGCCATGAACGACCCGCTGACCGACCCTTCGTCCTTCACGATGGACCCCCGTATGCGAATGGCGAACTTCATATCGGTCATGCGCTGAATAAAATCCTCAAGGACATTATCTGTCGAGTGCACCTGGGGCGGGGGAAGAGAGTGCGCTATGTTCCTGGGTGGGACTGTCATGGGCTACCTATCGAGCTTAAGGCACTACAGGGCGAGAAAGATGCTGGGATGGTGGCCAATGGGCCAGTCAGTGCGGCGGTGGTTCGCAACAAGGCGCGGAAATTGGCCGGGAAGACGGTTAAAGAGCAGATGAAGGGATTCCGCGGGTTCGGTGTCATGGCTGACTGGGAGAGTCATTGGAAAACTATGGATAAGGAGTTTGAGAAGAGGCAATTGGGCGTTTTCCGTGAAATGGTTGACAAAGGCTTGATTTATCGAAGGTTCAAACCGGTCTATTGGTCTCCGTCTACTGGTACGGCGCTGGCAGAAGCTGAATTGGAGTACAAGGATGACCATGTGTCTACGGCTGCTCTGGTTAAGTTTCCGCTCGTTTCGCTCCCGCCTCACTTGGCGCAGAATCCTTTGCTTTGCGACAAGGAGGTCAGTGCTGTTATTTGGACAACCACACCTTGGACATTGCCAGCCAATGCTGTGATTGCGGTTCACGAATCTCTGGAGTATACGATCGTCGAGTCTGACACACGCGGGTATCTTCTCATTGCACAATCTCGGTTAGAATACCTTCAGAATATTCTGAAGGAAGACTTGTCCGTCATCGTCCCGTCTATCCTTGGTTCGGAACTGGCAGATCGGACTACGTACCGGCCACTTTTTAAGGGACGAGATGCTCAGGCTCAGCCCATGATTGCAGCGGACTTTGTGACTGCGGATTCTGGATCTGGACTCGTTCACTGCGCTCCTGGACATGGTATGGATGATTACGAAGCTTGTGCGTCTCATGGAATTGCCGCGTTTGCCCCGGTCAATGATCACGGAGAATTCACCAACGAGGCCATGCCTATCGATCATAGTAGATTGAGTGGCAAAAATGTCCTTGGAGAGGGGAATGCCGCTGTTCTGGAATATGTTGAATCGCAGGGCCAACTCATAGCGCAGCATCGATACGAGCACAAGTACCCGTACGACTGGCGCTCTAAACTCCCGATCATCATCAGAGCTACCGAGCAATGGTTCGCCGATGTTGGAGACATTCGCGACAGTGCTGTCAAGGCTTTGCAAGACGTCCACTTCTTCCCTCAGCCTGGAAAGCAACGGCTGGAGAACTTCGTCAAGAACCGTAGCGAATGGTGTATCTCTCGTCAACGTGCATGGGGTGTCCCAATTCCTGCACTCTACCACCGCGACACGGGCGAAGCTGTGCTTAGCAAGGACAGTGTATCGCACATCATGTCTGTGATTGATGAGCGCGGTGTCGATGCCTGGTGGACAGACGATGCGAATGATGTGGCATGGATTCCTGCAACCCTGCGGGATGCTTCTGGCTCTGGTTACCGACGTGGAACGGACACCATGGATGTCTGGTTTGACAGCGGTACCAGTTGGACTGAAATCGACGGACTCGCACAGGATAAGGGTCATCTTGCGGATGTTTACCTCGAAGGAACCGACCAGCACCGTGGCTGGTTCCAGTCAGGATTGCTCACCTACATCGCACACCAGCTTGCTTCGGGACAGACGAGTGTTCCCACTGCGCCATTCAAAAACCTGATTACCCATGGTTTCACCCTTGACGAAGACGGTCGCAAGATGAGCAAGTCGATTGGCAACGTGGTGGAACCGCAAGCCATCATGAACGGAACCCTCCTGCCACCGCTCAAGCAaaagaagggcaagaagaagCAATCAGAGAACGCGGTCTCAGTCTACGATGCTCTTGGTCCTGACGCGCTTCGCATGTGGGTTGCTAGCAGTGACTACACGAGGGATGTGGTTGTTGGGAAACAGGTCCTCCAGACGGTCAACACCAGTCTGCATAAGTACCGTGTCACCTTCAAGCTTCTTCTCGGAGCCCTTGCGGATTTCCGCATGGACCGTATTCTCCCGTACGATCAGCTGCAGAAGGTTGACCAGATCGCGCTCATGCACTTATCTGATATGGTGGTCGCTAGCCAAAAAGCCTGTGATAATTTCGAGTTCTACAGGGCCGTTAATGCTATCAACCGATGGGCCAACCTCGAATTCTCTGCGTTCTACATGGAATCTGTCAAGGACCGTCTTTACACGTATGGAGAGGATAGCGCCAGCAGACGCGCCGCGCAGACGACGCTGTTCCACATCTACAACTACCTGCAGGAGGTACTTGCTCCGATTACGCCGATGCTCGTCGAAGAGACCTGGGAACATGCTCCTGAGGCTGTTAGGTCGCAATGCGATCACCCCATGAAGCGCATCATTTCCGCTCCCGCACCCGAATGGCAGAGCCCTGCTCTCGAGACTGACTACCAAGACATTATGGCCGTTCATTCAGTGATCAAGACGGTACAGGAAACTGCACGAGGCAAGAAAGAGCTAGGTTCATCTCTACAATCTTTCGTCCACATCGTCCTCGCGGGTGAAAACGTCACCGACTCGGTTCTCCAGCGATACCTGTCCGAGCTCCCTGACCTGTTCGTGGTTTCCTCCGTGACTTTGAGTGCACAGAGTGAGCCTGTTCTTTCCAGCATCCAAAATGCTGAATGGCATTACATGGAGCAGTTTGAGCTGCCTAGTGGCCAGAAGGGGACCGTGTATGTGTACACGCCGCAGCAAGCGAAGTGTCCTCGATGCTGGCGCTATGCTGTGCCGGAATCGCCAACAGCGGAacaggaagaggaaaaatTATGCGATCGGTGCGACGAGGTTGTTCGTGAATTTGATGCCAACGCTGCATGA